In one Rutidosis leptorrhynchoides isolate AG116_Rl617_1_P2 chromosome 8, CSIRO_AGI_Rlap_v1, whole genome shotgun sequence genomic region, the following are encoded:
- the LOC139862916 gene encoding uncharacterized protein — protein MMSPNHSPEDRVSSHAANFRHTPLQVIHVIGNLLRIWSVYSMYRYLSQTGASVVLFIFSCLVPSSVIFLILQKPWKGRPLANTQVVPAVINGGITALYYILWGIGLKSCGPVRAILAEYSGAVLGVLSAVLYGRKGHIWKKIGGLFAMLASFYFLSQGWAMATHSPFSFSSSNDSEVQTEQSLDMRSMVAPIFAGILSALRRVIARRTSLKNQLKRRLHAITISSATCFLFPVAMWDMIVGSKNVELQFSPWALSSTILFGIILIFYVDSIAEEKLHMVFSSPRHIMVAGGCLIAMEVFYKMDFSLPGFLICCILLGFGTYEATSLERGKKDNFNSTDLTNGIFEDPNQRSPLPK, from the exons ATGATGTCCCCAAATCATAGTCCCGAAGATCGAGTCTCTTCACACGCCGCTAATTTTAG GCACACTCCGTTGCAAGTAATTCATGTCATCGGAAACTTATTGAGGATATGGTCGGTGTACTCCATGTATAGATATTTATCTCAAACTGGAGCTTCTGTCGTACTTTTTATCTTTAGTTGTCTTGTTCCGTCATCTGTTATCTTTTTAATCCTGCAAAAGCCTTGGAAGGGAAGACCGCTCGCAAATACTCAG GTTGTACCTGCAGTTATCAATGGTGGAATTACAGCTTTATACTATATCTTGTGGGGAATAGGCCTCAAATCTTGCGGTCCTGTTAG GGCTATACTGGCGGAGTATTCAGGTGCTGTTCTTGGAGTTTTATCTGCTGTGTTGTATGGAAGGAAAGGACATATCTGGAAAAAG ATTGGTGGCCTGTTTGCAATGCTAGCATCATTctactttctctctcaaggatgGGCCATGGCGACACATTCTCCGTTTT CATTTAGTAGTAGCAATGATAGCGAAGTTCAGACAGAGCAATCGTTGGATATGAGAAGCATGGTAGCTCCTATATTTGCTGGAATATTGTCAGCATTGAGAAGGGTAATCGCTAGACGTACCTCACTCAAG AATCAACTGAAAAGAAGGCTTCATGCTATAACAATTTCATCTGCAACTTGCTTTCTTTTTCCTGTGGCCATGTGGGACATGATAGTGGGCTCAAAAAATGTGGAATTACAGTTTTCTCCCTGGGCTTTATCAAGCACCATCTTATTTGGCATCATTTTAATATTTTACGTGGACAGCATTGCTGAGGAAAA GCTGCATATGGTGTTCTCATCTCCAAGACATATTATGGTTGCTGGGGGCTGCTTGATTGCTATGGAAGTTTTTTACAAAATGGACTTCTCATTACCGGGTTTTTTAATCTGCTGCATTTTATTAGGCTTTG GAACATATGAAGCAACATCTTTGGAACGTGGGAAAAAAGATAATTTTAATAGTACCGATCTTACAAATGGGATTTTTGAGGACCCAAATCAGAGGTCTCCTCTTCCAAAATGA